From Streptomyces cyaneogriseus subsp. noncyanogenus, the proteins below share one genomic window:
- a CDS encoding DUF6227 family protein translates to MSVPYETAAYEPSESPESPEEHLARLLGRALNSFELPDETIRRLDCALAYDGSLHSAHHSAGLHRETYRHTWLLADGSALTLWELVHNTAQGSEPQAEVYVDEEELREATARLPLPPETPDFELPVLVQLSPVPAPRHVYTPDDSADHARRLLRRAENPDRPGAETAALLAQASAHQITQAFGRPGRTGRPGLSFSLYEHAFLLRDGREISLWEVEHTATPDGRHMCEVYVSEEAAREAMERRAAQPS, encoded by the coding sequence TTGAGCGTTCCGTACGAGACCGCAGCGTACGAACCATCCGAGTCGCCCGAGTCTCCGGAGGAGCATCTCGCGCGGCTTCTGGGCCGTGCCCTGAACTCGTTCGAACTGCCCGACGAGACGATACGGCGACTGGACTGCGCGCTGGCGTACGACGGCTCGCTGCACTCCGCGCACCACAGCGCGGGGCTGCACCGGGAGACGTACCGGCACACATGGCTGCTCGCCGACGGCTCGGCGCTCACGCTCTGGGAGCTCGTCCACAACACCGCCCAGGGCAGTGAGCCGCAGGCCGAGGTGTACGTCGACGAGGAGGAGCTGCGGGAGGCCACCGCCCGGCTGCCGCTGCCGCCGGAGACACCGGACTTCGAGCTGCCGGTGCTGGTGCAGTTGTCGCCGGTCCCCGCCCCGCGGCACGTCTACACGCCCGACGACTCGGCGGACCACGCGCGCCGGCTGCTGCGCCGCGCGGAGAACCCCGACCGGCCGGGCGCGGAGACGGCCGCCCTGCTCGCGCAGGCGTCCGCGCACCAGATCACCCAGGCGTTCGGCCGCCCCGGCCGGACGGGCCGGCCCGGGCTGTCCTTCTCCCTGTACGAGCACGCGTTCCTGCTGCGCGACGGCCGGGAGATCTCCCTCTGGGAGGTCGAGCACACGGCGACGCCCGACGGACGCCACATGTGCGAGGTGTACGTCAGCGAGGAGGCGGCCCGCGAGGCGATGGAGCGGCGGGCGGCACAGCCGTCCTGA
- a CDS encoding PTS fructose transporter subunit IIABC produces MSDMITADLVDLDLTADTKEAAARALAERMAALGRVTDLEGFLSDVAAREAQMPTGLDGGIGIPHCRSAHVTEPTLAFGRSAAGIDFGAADGPADLIFLIAAPAGADDAHLTILSALARQLMNAEFTGALRSVADAETAAALIRGEEPETARRPAGAGTEDTVAAAGAASPTAATATDSTTAVDTATDDTAAVGTGTGSAAAGDGERPFRIVAVTSCPTGIAHTYMAAEALESAGREAGVEVVVETQGSAGFTRLDPALVEAADGVILAHDVPVRDKDRFAGKPTVDTGVKAAVNRPGELIAEVRAKAARGETAPVTPAATPVERTGEPGEGYGTRLRTWLMSGVSYMVPFVAAGGLLIALGFAIGGYDIDKAPSVTEHFAWAQADSWAALLFQIGGVAFGFLVPVLAGYIAYGMADRPGLVPGFVGGSVSLTVNAGFLGGLAAGLIAGGVVLAIQRVRIPAALRGIMPVVVIPLISSAIVGFLMYVVIGKPIASAQKAMTDWLSGLSGANAVLLGALLGLMMCFDLGGPVNKVAYTFATAGIAVADPSDSAMKIMAAAMAAGMVPPLAMALATTVRGKLFNAAERENGKAAWVLGASFISEGAIPFAAADPLRVIPASMAGGALTGALSMAFGATLRAPHGGIFVVPLIGNPLLYLVAIAAGVCVTAAGVVLLKGLRKPASGAGHPDPGTGEDADATAGPGKAQQPVAA; encoded by the coding sequence ATGAGCGACATGATCACCGCGGATCTGGTCGACCTCGACCTGACCGCCGACACCAAGGAAGCCGCGGCACGCGCCCTCGCCGAGCGGATGGCGGCCCTGGGCCGGGTGACCGACCTGGAGGGCTTCCTCTCCGACGTGGCCGCCCGCGAGGCGCAGATGCCCACCGGCCTGGACGGCGGCATCGGCATCCCGCACTGCCGCAGCGCGCACGTCACCGAGCCGACCCTCGCCTTCGGGCGCAGCGCCGCCGGCATCGACTTCGGCGCGGCGGACGGCCCCGCCGACCTGATCTTCCTGATCGCCGCGCCGGCGGGCGCCGACGACGCCCATCTGACCATCCTCTCCGCCCTCGCCCGGCAGTTGATGAACGCCGAGTTCACCGGCGCCCTGCGGTCGGTGGCGGACGCGGAGACCGCGGCGGCGCTGATCCGCGGGGAGGAGCCGGAAACGGCCCGGCGGCCCGCCGGGGCGGGCACCGAAGACACCGTGGCGGCGGCGGGAGCGGCCTCTCCCACCGCCGCCACGGCCACCGACTCCACGACCGCGGTCGACACGGCCACCGACGACACGGCCGCGGTCGGCACCGGCACCGGGAGCGCCGCCGCCGGGGACGGCGAACGCCCGTTCCGTATCGTCGCCGTCACCTCCTGCCCCACCGGCATCGCCCACACCTACATGGCCGCCGAGGCGCTGGAGAGCGCGGGCCGGGAGGCCGGCGTCGAGGTCGTCGTCGAGACGCAGGGCTCGGCCGGTTTCACCCGGCTGGACCCGGCCCTCGTCGAGGCCGCGGACGGCGTGATCCTCGCCCACGACGTCCCCGTGCGCGACAAGGACCGCTTCGCCGGGAAGCCGACCGTCGACACCGGTGTGAAGGCCGCCGTCAACCGGCCCGGTGAGCTGATCGCCGAGGTCCGCGCCAAGGCCGCCCGCGGGGAGACCGCCCCGGTGACCCCGGCCGCGACGCCCGTCGAGCGCACCGGCGAACCCGGCGAGGGCTACGGCACCCGGCTGCGCACATGGCTGATGAGCGGCGTCAGTTACATGGTCCCGTTCGTCGCCGCCGGCGGTCTGCTCATCGCCCTCGGCTTCGCGATCGGCGGCTACGACATCGACAAGGCCCCGTCCGTGACGGAGCACTTCGCCTGGGCGCAGGCGGACAGCTGGGCCGCGCTGCTGTTCCAGATCGGCGGCGTGGCGTTCGGCTTCCTCGTCCCCGTGCTGGCCGGCTACATCGCCTACGGCATGGCCGACCGCCCCGGCCTGGTCCCCGGCTTCGTCGGCGGTTCCGTCTCGCTCACCGTCAACGCGGGCTTCCTCGGCGGCCTGGCCGCCGGTCTGATCGCCGGCGGCGTGGTGCTGGCGATCCAGCGGGTGCGCATCCCGGCGGCACTGCGCGGCATCATGCCGGTCGTGGTGATCCCGCTGATCTCCTCGGCGATCGTCGGCTTCCTGATGTACGTCGTGATCGGCAAACCCATCGCCTCCGCGCAGAAGGCGATGACCGACTGGCTCAGCGGCCTGTCCGGCGCCAACGCCGTCCTGCTCGGCGCCCTGCTCGGCCTGATGATGTGCTTCGACCTCGGCGGCCCGGTCAACAAGGTCGCCTACACCTTCGCCACCGCCGGCATCGCGGTCGCCGACCCCAGCGACTCCGCCATGAAGATCATGGCCGCGGCGATGGCGGCCGGCATGGTCCCGCCGCTGGCGATGGCCCTGGCGACGACCGTGCGCGGCAAGCTGTTCAACGCCGCCGAGCGGGAGAACGGCAAGGCCGCCTGGGTGCTCGGCGCCTCGTTCATCTCCGAGGGCGCGATCCCGTTCGCCGCGGCCGACCCGCTGCGGGTCATCCCGGCGTCCATGGCGGGCGGCGCGCTCACCGGCGCCCTGTCGATGGCCTTCGGCGCCACCCTGCGCGCCCCGCACGGCGGCATCTTCGTGGTCCCGCTGATCGGCAACCCGCTGCTGTACCTGGTCGCCATCGCCGCGGGCGTCTGCGTCACCGCGGCCGGGGTCGTCCTCCTCAAGGGCCTGCGCAAGCCGGCGTCCGGAGCGGGGCACCCGGACCCGGGCACCGGCGAGGACGCGGACGCGACGGCCGGCCCGGGGAAGGCCCAGCAGCCCGTGGCGGCATAA
- a CDS encoding FmdB family zinc ribbon protein codes for MPTYQYQCTECGEGLEAVQKFTDDALTECPSCKGRLKKVFSAVGIVFKGSGFYRNDSRGSSSSSSPASSKSSSSTSSSSTSSSSSDSGSSSTGSSAGSTAA; via the coding sequence GTGCCGACCTACCAGTACCAGTGCACCGAGTGCGGCGAGGGCCTCGAGGCGGTGCAGAAGTTCACCGACGACGCCCTGACCGAGTGCCCGAGCTGCAAGGGCCGCCTGAAGAAGGTGTTCTCGGCGGTCGGCATCGTCTTCAAGGGCTCCGGCTTCTACCGGAACGACAGCCGCGGCTCCTCGTCGAGCAGCTCGCCGGCGTCGTCGAAGTCGTCCTCCTCGACGTCTTCGTCGTCGACGTCGTCGTCCTCCTCGGACTCGGGCTCCTCCAGCACCGGCAGCTCGGCCGGCAGCACCGCCGCGTAG
- the pfkB gene encoding 1-phosphofructokinase: MILTVTPNPSLDRTYEIPSLDRGEVVRASGERMDPGGKGVNVSRAVAAAGRRTVAVLPLGGAPGALVADLLDAQGIEVAPVPVAGATRSNIALAEADGVLTKINAPGPELSAAEQELLLETVRRQSRDADWIACCGSLPRGLGPSWYADLVARAHTAGVRIALDTSGPALLRALRERPDVVKPNAEELAEAVGRPLATVGDALKAAGELRERGARAVLASLGADGQLLVDDTGSWFGHARVDTVRSNVGAGDSSLAGFLVAGGTGPEALASAVAHGAAAVRLPGSVMPAPGDLDPAAVTVTADVPEDRPLTEPAS; this comes from the coding sequence ATGATCCTCACCGTCACCCCCAACCCGTCCCTGGACCGCACCTACGAGATCCCCTCCCTCGACCGCGGCGAGGTGGTCCGCGCGAGCGGAGAGCGGATGGACCCGGGCGGCAAGGGCGTGAACGTCTCCCGCGCGGTCGCCGCCGCCGGGCGGCGCACGGTAGCGGTGCTGCCGCTGGGCGGGGCGCCGGGCGCGCTCGTCGCCGACCTGCTCGACGCGCAGGGCATCGAGGTCGCCCCGGTCCCGGTCGCCGGGGCCACCCGCTCCAACATCGCCCTCGCGGAGGCGGACGGCGTCCTGACGAAGATCAACGCGCCGGGCCCGGAGCTGTCGGCGGCGGAGCAGGAACTCCTGCTCGAGACGGTCCGACGGCAGTCCCGCGACGCCGACTGGATCGCCTGCTGCGGCAGCCTGCCCCGCGGGCTCGGGCCGTCCTGGTACGCCGATCTGGTCGCGCGGGCGCACACCGCCGGTGTCCGTATCGCGCTGGACACCTCCGGTCCGGCCCTGCTCCGGGCACTGCGCGAGCGGCCCGACGTGGTGAAGCCCAACGCCGAGGAGCTCGCGGAGGCGGTCGGGCGCCCCCTGGCCACCGTGGGCGACGCGCTGAAGGCGGCCGGGGAACTGCGCGAGCGGGGCGCCCGGGCCGTGCTCGCCAGCCTCGGCGCCGACGGCCAGCTGCTCGTGGACGACACGGGCAGCTGGTTCGGCCACGCCCGCGTCGACACCGTACGCAGCAATGTCGGCGCCGGTGACTCCTCCCTCGCCGGATTCCTCGTCGCGGGCGGCACCGGACCCGAGGCGCTCGCCTCCGCGGTCGCCCACGGCGCGGCGGCGGTCCGGCTGCCCGGCAGCGTGATGCCGGCCCCGGGCGACCTCGACCCGGCGGCGGTGACGGTCACGGCCGACGTGCCCGAGGACCGGCCCCTGACGGAGCCGGCGTCATGA
- a CDS encoding P1 family peptidase has protein sequence MTADALTDVAGVRVGHATRTGDGWLTGTTVVLAPPGGAVAAVDVRGGGPGTKETDALDPRNVVRTVDAVVLTGGSAYGLDAATGVMAWLEERGRGVRVGPDPAHVVPVVPAACVFDLGRGGDFKARPDAATGRAAVEAAAASAPGAPVAQGCVGAGTGAVVGLLKGGVGTASTVLGSGVTVAALVVANAAGSALDPETGVLYGELFEGRWVRPPEAGVREAARRRLAEVAERNAPPPLNTTLAVVATDADLSKAQAQKLAGTAHDGIARAVRPVHLLNDGDTVFALATGERPLDPGQPLALNEILAAGADMVTRAIVRAVRAAEAADGPGGTWPSYRELYGTGG, from the coding sequence ATGACAGCAGACGCATTGACCGATGTGGCCGGGGTGCGGGTGGGCCACGCGACGCGTACCGGCGACGGGTGGCTGACGGGCACGACGGTGGTGCTCGCACCCCCGGGCGGGGCGGTCGCCGCCGTGGACGTGCGCGGCGGCGGGCCCGGCACCAAGGAGACCGACGCCCTGGACCCGCGCAACGTCGTGCGGACGGTGGACGCCGTGGTGCTGACCGGCGGCAGCGCCTACGGGCTCGACGCGGCGACCGGGGTGATGGCCTGGCTGGAGGAGCGGGGGCGCGGGGTGCGCGTCGGGCCGGACCCGGCGCACGTGGTCCCGGTGGTGCCCGCGGCCTGCGTCTTCGACCTGGGACGCGGTGGTGACTTCAAGGCCAGGCCCGATGCGGCGACCGGGCGCGCCGCGGTGGAGGCGGCCGCGGCGAGCGCCCCGGGCGCGCCGGTGGCGCAGGGCTGTGTGGGCGCGGGCACCGGTGCCGTGGTCGGGCTGCTGAAGGGCGGGGTCGGCACCGCGAGCACCGTGCTGGGGTCGGGCGTCACGGTGGCGGCGCTGGTGGTGGCCAACGCGGCGGGATCGGCGCTGGATCCGGAGACGGGGGTGCTGTACGGGGAGCTGTTCGAGGGCCGGTGGGTGCGCCCGCCGGAGGCGGGGGTCCGGGAGGCGGCGCGGCGGCGTCTGGCCGAGGTGGCGGAGCGGAACGCGCCGCCGCCGCTGAACACCACGCTCGCCGTGGTCGCCACCGACGCGGACCTGTCCAAGGCACAGGCGCAGAAGCTGGCCGGCACGGCCCACGACGGCATCGCGCGGGCCGTTCGGCCGGTGCATCTGCTCAACGACGGGGACACGGTGTTCGCCCTGGCGACCGGCGAGCGCCCGCTGGACCCGGGTCAGCCGCTCGCGCTGAACGAGATCCTCGCGGCGGGCGCGGACATGGTGACGCGGGCGATCGTACGGGCGGTGCGGGCCGCGGAGGCGGCGGACGGCCCCGGCGGGACCTGGCCGTCGTACCGGGAGCTGTACGGCACGGGCGGGTGA
- a CDS encoding S-methyl-5'-thioadenosine phosphorylase, with the protein MANKANAEIGVIGGSGFYSFLEDVTEVRVDTPYGPPSDSLFLGEVAGRRVAFLPRHGRGHHLPPHRINYRANLWALRSAGVRQVLGPCAVGGLRPEYGPGTLLVPDQFVDRTKSRVATYFDGLPLPDGTVPNVVHVSLADPYCPAGRAAALKAARGRDWEPVDGGTLVVVEGPRFSTRAESLWHQAQGWSVVGMTGHPEAALARELELCYTSLTLVTDLDAGAESGEGVSHDEVLRVFAANVDRLRGVLFDAVAALPAAGERDCPCATALGGMDPGIALP; encoded by the coding sequence ATGGCGAACAAGGCGAACGCCGAGATCGGCGTGATCGGCGGCTCCGGTTTCTACTCGTTCCTCGAGGACGTGACCGAGGTGCGGGTGGACACTCCGTACGGGCCGCCCAGCGACTCCCTCTTCCTCGGCGAGGTCGCCGGCCGGCGGGTCGCCTTCCTTCCCCGGCACGGCCGCGGCCACCATCTGCCGCCGCACCGGATCAACTACCGGGCCAACCTGTGGGCCCTCAGGTCGGCCGGGGTGCGCCAGGTCCTCGGCCCCTGCGCGGTCGGCGGCCTGCGCCCCGAGTACGGGCCGGGCACGCTGCTGGTGCCCGACCAGTTCGTCGACCGTACGAAGTCACGGGTGGCGACCTACTTCGACGGGCTGCCGCTGCCCGACGGCACCGTGCCGAACGTGGTGCACGTGTCGCTGGCCGACCCCTACTGCCCGGCCGGGCGGGCCGCCGCGCTCAAGGCGGCGCGGGGCCGGGACTGGGAACCGGTGGACGGCGGCACGCTGGTCGTGGTCGAGGGGCCGCGGTTCTCCACCCGCGCCGAATCGCTCTGGCACCAGGCGCAGGGCTGGTCGGTGGTGGGCATGACCGGCCACCCCGAGGCGGCCCTCGCCCGTGAGCTGGAGCTCTGCTACACGTCCCTGACGCTCGTCACCGACCTCGACGCGGGAGCCGAGAGCGGCGAGGGCGTCTCGCACGACGAGGTGCTGCGGGTGTTCGCCGCCAACGTCGACCGGCTGCGGGGTGTGCTGTTCGACGCGGTGGCCGCGCTGCCCGCGGCGGGGGAACGGGACTGCCCGTGCGCGACGGCGCTGGGCGGGATGGATCCGGGGATCGCGTTGCCGTAG
- a CDS encoding DeoR/GlpR family DNA-binding transcription regulator — MYAPERQQEILRLARDGGRVDVLSLAETFQVTAETIRRDLKALDRAGLVRRVHGGAIPAGRLDFEPDLAERESTAAGEKDRIAQAALAELPTEGTLILDAGTTVARLAAALPLEASLTVVTHSLPIAARLADHPGIQLHLVGGRVRHRTRAAVDAWALRAYGEIRADLLFVAANGFSAEHGLTTPDLAEAAVKRAAVAAARRVVLLADSAKHGQEHFARFAGLHDVDLLITDSGLSPDDTAAIERGGTEVVRA; from the coding sequence ATGTACGCGCCGGAGCGGCAGCAGGAGATCCTCCGGCTCGCCCGGGACGGCGGCCGGGTGGACGTGCTGTCGCTCGCCGAGACGTTCCAGGTGACGGCCGAGACCATCCGCCGTGACCTGAAGGCCCTCGACCGCGCCGGACTGGTCCGCCGGGTGCACGGCGGCGCCATCCCGGCCGGGCGCCTCGACTTCGAGCCGGACCTCGCCGAGCGCGAGTCGACCGCGGCCGGCGAGAAGGACCGGATCGCCCAGGCGGCCCTCGCGGAACTGCCCACCGAGGGCACCCTGATCCTCGACGCCGGTACGACGGTGGCGCGGCTCGCCGCCGCCCTCCCCCTGGAGGCGTCGCTCACCGTCGTCACCCACAGCCTGCCCATCGCGGCCCGCCTCGCGGACCACCCCGGCATCCAGCTCCACCTCGTCGGGGGCCGCGTGCGCCACCGCACCCGCGCGGCCGTGGACGCCTGGGCGCTGCGCGCCTACGGCGAGATCCGCGCCGACCTCCTCTTCGTCGCCGCCAACGGTTTCTCGGCCGAGCACGGGCTGACCACCCCCGACCTCGCCGAGGCCGCGGTCAAGCGCGCGGCCGTGGCCGCCGCCCGGCGCGTGGTACTGCTCGCCGACTCCGCCAAACACGGCCAGGAGCACTTCGCCCGCTTCGCCGGCCTGCACGACGTGGACCTCCTGATCACCGACAGCGGGCTGAGCCCCGACGACACCGCCGCCATCGAGCGCGGCGGCACGGAAGTGGTACGCGCATGA
- a CDS encoding L,D-transpeptidase — protein sequence MKTPDTAARRALGACAALMVGALTLTGCGGDAQAENNHKDGKNGKGSAGASAAKIAISAKDGATGASINTTGVRVSDGRLTEVRMTVAGTGAAVPGVLAADGRSWKPKEQLERGTKYEIAAVAKDADGRTAAAGSVFTTVAPEDSFIGTYTPDGGTTVGVGMPVSFTFDKAISDRKAVQSHITVTSSTGQKVVGHWFGPQRLDFRPQEYWKAGSKVTMKIDLDGVEGANGVFGVQRKTVTFTVGRSQVSTVDAATQTMTVVRDGRTVRTIPISAGSAQNPTYNGQMVISEKSLETHMDGSTVGFGGEYDIPDVPHAMRLTRSGTFIHGNYWYSPGNPPFGRQGTSHGCVGLRDVQGAQGDTPGKWFYDNSLLGDVVIVKNSPDKTVAPDNGLNGWNMAWGEWIAGSAV from the coding sequence GTGAAAACGCCGGACACCGCGGCGCGGCGCGCACTGGGGGCCTGTGCCGCCCTGATGGTCGGCGCCCTCACCCTCACCGGCTGCGGCGGCGACGCCCAGGCCGAGAACAACCACAAGGACGGCAAGAACGGCAAGGGCTCCGCCGGGGCCTCCGCCGCGAAGATCGCCATCTCGGCGAAGGACGGGGCGACCGGCGCGTCGATCAACACCACCGGTGTGCGGGTCAGCGACGGCAGGCTGACCGAGGTGAGGATGACGGTGGCGGGGACGGGGGCCGCCGTACCGGGGGTGCTGGCCGCGGACGGCCGTAGCTGGAAGCCGAAGGAACAGCTCGAGCGCGGGACGAAGTACGAGATAGCCGCGGTCGCGAAGGACGCGGACGGGCGGACCGCCGCGGCCGGCTCGGTCTTCACCACGGTCGCGCCGGAGGACAGCTTCATCGGGACCTACACGCCGGACGGCGGCACGACGGTCGGCGTGGGGATGCCGGTGTCGTTCACGTTCGACAAGGCGATCAGCGACCGGAAGGCGGTCCAGTCGCACATCACGGTCACCTCCAGCACCGGGCAGAAGGTGGTCGGGCACTGGTTCGGGCCGCAGCGGCTGGACTTCCGGCCGCAGGAGTACTGGAAGGCCGGCTCCAAGGTCACGATGAAGATCGACCTGGACGGCGTCGAGGGCGCCAACGGCGTGTTCGGGGTGCAGCGGAAGACGGTCACCTTCACCGTCGGCCGCTCGCAGGTCTCCACCGTCGACGCCGCGACGCAGACCATGACGGTGGTGCGGGACGGCAGGACGGTCCGGACGATCCCGATCTCGGCGGGCAGCGCGCAGAACCCCACCTACAACGGGCAGATGGTGATCTCCGAGAAGTCCCTGGAGACGCACATGGACGGCTCGACGGTGGGCTTCGGCGGGGAGTACGACATCCCGGACGTGCCGCACGCGATGCGTCTGACCCGGTCCGGCACCTTCATCCACGGCAACTACTGGTACAGCCCCGGCAATCCGCCCTTCGGCCGCCAGGGCACCAGTCACGGCTGCGTCGGACTGCGCGACGTACAGGGGGCACAGGGGGACACTCCGGGCAAGTGGTTCTACGACAACTCACTCCTGGGGGACGTGGTGATCGTCAAGAACTCCCCCGACAAGACGGTCGCGCCGGACAACGGGCTCAACGGCTGGAACATGGCGTGGGGCGAGTGGATCGCCGGAAGTGCCGTGTGA
- a CDS encoding MFS transporter → MGSTVTTSKNSMDSMNAEQSTDSAATSRPGYGQLLRTRGAWTFLLPGFAARQPFAMLTLSIVLLVQHTTGSYGAAGAAAAVTGVSMALFAPYSGRLADRYGQRAVLLPGVLVHAASGLTLTALALGGAPLWALFAAAVPTGASVPQVGPMVRARWGVKLKGSPLMTTAAAFESVTDELTFVVGPLLATALCTAVDPAAGLVTEAALTLVGGLLFAAQKSTQPPVGDTGDGHARVAHVPALRVPGVRVLIVTFLGIGSVFGGMQVSLAAFTESIGEPGLNGVLYGVFAAGNMLSGVVCGAIAWKASPQRRLLVGYTALALTASGLWAAHSVPLLAGLGLLVGMSIAPALITGYTLVEGLVPAGARTEAFTWLTGAVALGQAAAVTVAGQLEDRFWDGAGFLVPMGGTVLALVTLLALRSRLAARPDGRTVARGVGHRAPAAVD, encoded by the coding sequence GTGGGATCCACGGTCACCACGTCGAAGAACTCGATGGACTCGATGAACGCTGAGCAGTCGACCGACTCGGCGGCCACCTCCCGCCCGGGGTACGGCCAGTTGCTGCGCACCCGCGGCGCCTGGACGTTCCTGCTCCCCGGCTTCGCGGCACGCCAGCCGTTCGCGATGCTGACGCTCTCCATCGTGCTGCTGGTGCAGCACACCACCGGCTCCTACGGCGCGGCGGGCGCCGCCGCGGCCGTCACCGGCGTCTCCATGGCGCTGTTCGCCCCCTACAGCGGCCGGCTCGCCGACCGCTACGGGCAGCGCGCCGTCCTGCTGCCCGGGGTGCTCGTGCACGCGGCGTCGGGCCTGACCCTGACCGCCCTCGCGCTCGGCGGCGCCCCCCTGTGGGCCCTGTTCGCGGCGGCCGTGCCCACCGGCGCCTCGGTGCCGCAGGTCGGGCCCATGGTGCGGGCCCGCTGGGGCGTCAAGCTCAAGGGCTCCCCCCTGATGACCACCGCGGCGGCCTTCGAGTCGGTGACGGACGAGCTCACCTTCGTCGTCGGGCCGCTGCTGGCCACCGCGCTGTGCACGGCCGTGGACCCGGCGGCCGGCCTGGTCACCGAGGCCGCGCTGACCCTGGTGGGCGGTCTGCTGTTCGCCGCGCAGAAGAGCACCCAGCCCCCGGTCGGCGACACCGGCGACGGGCACGCGCGCGTGGCGCACGTGCCCGCGCTGCGCGTCCCCGGGGTGCGCGTGCTGATCGTGACCTTCCTGGGCATCGGCTCCGTCTTCGGCGGCATGCAGGTCTCGCTCGCCGCCTTCACCGAGTCGATCGGCGAGCCGGGCCTGAACGGCGTCCTGTACGGCGTCTTCGCCGCGGGCAACATGCTCTCCGGGGTCGTCTGCGGCGCCATCGCCTGGAAGGCGTCGCCGCAGCGCCGCCTGCTCGTCGGCTACACCGCCCTCGCGCTGACCGCCTCCGGCCTGTGGGCCGCGCACTCGGTGCCGCTCCTCGCCGGTCTCGGCCTGCTGGTGGGCATGTCCATCGCGCCCGCCCTGATCACCGGCTACACGCTGGTCGAGGGGCTGGTCCCGGCCGGTGCCCGGACGGAGGCGTTCACCTGGCTGACGGGCGCGGTGGCGCTCGGGCAGGCGGCCGCCGTGACGGTCGCCGGGCAGCTGGAGGACCGCTTCTGGGACGGTGCCGGATTCCTGGTCCCGATGGGCGGCACGGTGCTGGCCCTGGTGACCCTGCTGGCGCTGCGCTCCCGGCTGGCCGCGCGGCCCGACGGACGTACCGTCGCACGTGGTGTCGGTCACCGCGCGCCCGCCGCAGTGGACTGA
- the mscL gene encoding large conductance mechanosensitive channel protein MscL has protein sequence MSENKEPSVWQGFKAFLMRGNVVDLAVAVVIGAAFTNIVNSVVKGIINPLVGAFGTKNLDSYSSCLKGPCTGTGDSATGVRILWGSVLGATLTFLITAAVVYFLMVLPMSKYLARQEARRKAKEGAAEVMEVTELEVLKEIRDALVAQRAAGQDRPER, from the coding sequence GTGAGCGAGAACAAGGAGCCGAGCGTCTGGCAGGGCTTCAAGGCCTTCCTGATGCGCGGGAACGTCGTCGACCTGGCGGTGGCGGTGGTCATCGGTGCCGCCTTCACCAACATCGTGAACTCCGTGGTGAAGGGGATCATCAACCCCCTGGTCGGCGCGTTCGGCACCAAGAACCTGGACAGCTACAGCTCCTGTCTCAAGGGCCCGTGCACCGGCACGGGCGACAGCGCCACGGGGGTCCGGATCCTGTGGGGCTCGGTCCTCGGCGCCACCCTCACCTTCCTGATCACCGCGGCCGTCGTCTACTTCCTGATGGTGCTGCCCATGTCCAAGTACCTGGCCCGGCAGGAGGCCCGCCGGAAGGCCAAGGAGGGCGCGGCGGAGGTCATGGAGGTGACCGAGCTGGAGGTGCTCAAGGAGATCCGCGACGCGCTGGTCGCGCAGCGGGCCGCGGGCCAGGACCGGCCGGAGCGGTAG